CGTCGCCAGCCCTCGTAGCGCGTGGCGAAAGGCGTCAAGGCGAGGGCGGAGCTTCATAGCTGCGGGGATTGTTTTTGTAGATAAAACCGCGTCTGCGTCCTCAATGTTTCTATCCCTTAGTGCCTTTAGTCTTCGTAGCTGATTCTCCAGAGGCGACCCTGTCGCGAATCGCTGACGTAGAGGCTGCCGTCGGGGCCGACGGCCAGGCCGACCGGGCGGGCCTTGGCTGAGCCGGGGCTTTTGACCTCGGCTTCACCCGCGAAGCCATCAGCAAAGATTTCCCATCCGCCGGAGGGCTTCTCACCGTCGAAGGGGACAAAGACGATGTTGTAGCCACCCTGCATGAGCGGGGCGCGGTTCCACGACCCATGAAAGGCGATGAAGGCACCGCCCTCATAGCGCTCGGGGAATTGGCTGCCGGTGTAGAAGGTGAGGCCGTTCGGGGCCCAGTGGGCGGGCAGGGCGATGACCGGATCCTGAAACTGCGGGTCTCCCTCCAGCCCGCGGATGAGGCCGGGGCGCCAGACGGTCTTGCCGTTACCGCCGTACTCGGGGGCGAGCATGCGTTTGTTACTGGACGGGTCCCAGTAGGTGTAGGGCCAGCCGGCATTGCTGCCCTCGGTGAGGAGGTGCATCTCCTCGGCGGGGAGGCGGGCATTGTCGCTCTGGGTATAGAGCTTGGGGAAGAGGTTGCTGAGCTGGTCGCGCCCGTGCATGACCGTGTAGAGCTGGTTGGAGGCCGGGTTCCAGGCGAGTGCCACGCAATTACGCAGGCCGGTGGCGAAGCGTTTACCGTCGCTCTGGCGCTGGTCGGTCTGTGTGGCGTCAAAGACCCAGATGCCACCGCTGCGGTCGAGTTGGGGGCAGTTGACGATACCGGCAGAGCCGGGTGTGCGCTGCTTTTCCTGGCAGGCGTTTGACGGGGCCCCGGAATTGACGAAGAGCCGCCCCTCGCCATCGAGGGCGATGGATTTGGCGTTGTGTGCGTATTGGCGCGGGAAGCCCGCCACGACCGTCTCGATGGGGCCTGACGGGACGAGCTCATTACCGGCAAACTCCTGGCGCATGACCTCGGTGGAGCTGGAGTAGTACAGGTATTCGATCGGGCCAGCCGGGGTGCTGACGGTGACCAGTGCGGCCCCCGTACCCTCGCCGGGGCCGAAGTACTCCACCTGGTCGTATTTGCCGTCTGCGTTCGTATCGCGCAGGGCGGCGATGCCACCTCCCTCCGTCCGCTTACTCAGCCGCACGTAGATGTCGCCGTTCTCGCGCACGGTCAGGTGGCGGGCGGGCCCGACCGCCTCGTTGATGACCTCGGCCTTAAACCCGGCAGGCAGGCTTAGGCCGTCCGCGGCGGGGCCCAGCGGCGGCTGGGCGGGGTTCTGGTTCGGGAGCTGGGCGAGCAAACCAAGCGGCAGGCCCAGGCACAGGAGGAGAAAGAGAGATCGTGGCATGGGATTGGCTATGAGTCCTGGAGGTTAAAACTTAAAGCACCGCTACTGTCGTCGCGGATAGGGGACTTGTCAAAGTCGCTTGTCATGGCGTATAGTCTTTTCCCAGTTATGGCCCGTAAGCCGAAAACCAAATGTATTGGCATCCTCACCTCCGGCGGGGACTGCCCAGGATTGAACGCCGCCATCCGCGGGGTGGCCAAAGCCGCTATTCACCACGGGATCAAAGTTCTCGGGGTCATGGATGGTTTCCGGGGCTTGGTGGAGAACCGCTTTACGCCGCTCGATGACGCGCAGGTCTCCGGTATCCTGACTCTTGGGGGCACGCTGCTGGGGACCAGCCGCGATAAGCCGCACAAGATGCCGATGGGCGACCAGGTCCTCGATATGACCGAAGTCGCCGTGGCCAACGCCAAGGCCCAGCAGATCGACTGCCTGGTCTGTCTCGGTGGTAACGGTACCCAGAAAAACGCCCTGCGCATCCAGAAGGCCGGGCTCAACGTCCTCACGCTGCCCAAGACCATTGATAACGATGTGGCCGTGACGGACGTGTCTTTCGGCTTCGATACGGCGATGAATATCGCGACCGACGCCATTGACCGCCTGCACACCACCGCGACCAGCCACCACCGCGTCATTGTCTGCGAGCTGATGGGCCACAAGGCCGGTTGGCTGGCACTGGGCGCGGGTATCGCCGGGGGCGCGGATGTTGTTCTGATTCCCGAGATTCCCTACGACTTGAATGTTGTGGCCGAGCACTTGATCGAGCGCCGTAAGCACAACAAACGCTTTTCCATCATCGCTGTCGCCGAAGGCGCTATCTCCAAGGCCGAAGCCTCTCAAACCGACGAGGAAAAAGAGAAAAAGAAAAAGGCCAAAAAGAAGACCGCCGCCCGCAAGCACAAGCCCGGCGAGCCGCATCTGGTGCAGGAGTCGCTGGATAGCCGCATCGCCCGCGAGCTTCAGCAGATGACAGGTCTGGAGGCGCGCACGACTTCTCTCGGGCACGTCCAGCGGGGTGGCTCACCCAGCGCGCGTGACCGCCTGCTGTGTACGCTGCTTGGCACCATGGCTGGCCGCCTGCTGGCCGAGGGGCACTACAACCACATGATCGCGGTCAAGGGAACGCAGGCTGTGCCGGTCCCGCTGGAAAAGGTGGCAGGCATCATCAAGACCGTGCCCCACGATCACGACTGGCTGAAGTCCGCCATGCTCGTGGAGACCTGCCTCGGCGACCACCGGTAGGGGAGCAGATTTCCATCACAACAAGGCTGCGGTAGGCTGTAGACCATCGCAGAGGCTTGGGTGTTTTTTCCCTTTCCGGGGGAGGCCCTCATGCCTTATGTATGGACGATGAGCAAGTCTTCCGAAAGCGCCGGCTACGCCGACTCACGCCGTCAGGCGCTCGCCCTGCGCCAACTGCGCAAGGCATTCGCCAGTGGCCGTATCGAGACCGGTGAGCTGGCCCTGAAAACGGCTTCGCTAGACACCTGTCGTCTGGCTCATATGCCTGCGGCCGTCCTGCACCCGGCCTGCGATGAGGAAGTCTCTGCCACCCTGCGATTAGCCAACAAGTATCGCGTGCCGGTGACGACGCGCGGGGCAGGCTCGGCGACCACGGGGGCGACGACGCCCATCCTTGGCGGCTGGGTGCTGGACTTGTCATCCTGGGACTCTATTGAAATCGATGCGGTCAGTGGCTACGCGCATGTCGGTGCAGGTGCATTGAATGCCAAGATCGACGAGGCGGCAGCGAAGAAGGGGTGGTTTTACCCGCCGGACCCCTCCTCGAAGGGGTACTCGACCATCGGAGGTAACATCGCCTGCAACGCCGGGGGACTGCGGGCGGCCAAGTACGGCGTGACCCGTGACTATGTGGTGGCGCTGGAGGGATTTCTGCCCACCGGTGAGCCGGTCAAGTGGGGGCTGCCGCTGAAAAAGTACGTCTCCGGCTTTAATCTGCGTGATCTGTGGATCGGCTCGGAAGGGATGCTCGGCGTCGTCACCAAGGCCACGCTCAAGCTCATCCCGCGCCCCTCTGTGCGGGCGACGTGGCTGGCCGCCTACAAGAGTGAGGCAGCGGCTCTGCGTACGGTGAAGCGGATCCTCAAGGCACGGTTGGTGCCGTCCATTTTAGAGTTTATCGACCGGCAGACGCTGGAGTGCTTTTTACGCAAGCATGAGCGTGCCGGCACCCTTGGTACGCTGCCCTTTCGGGTCAAGCCGGGCGACCTGGCTCCGGCCATGCTCCTGATGGAGATCGACGGTGATGCGGCTCAGGTGCGTCGCCAGCTCAAGGGGGCCCGTGAGCTTCTGGGGACCGGTGCCCAGTGGGTGAGGCAGGCCCGCGACGACGCGCAGGCGGAGGCGCTCTGGCGTATCCGTCGGACTTGCTCGCAGGCGATGTTTCAGATGGGCGACACGAAGCTCAATGAAGACATTGTCGTGCCTCTGGATGCCCAGCTCCCGCT
This genomic interval from Ruficoccus sp. ZRK36 contains the following:
- a CDS encoding FAD-linked oxidase C-terminal domain-containing protein, with the protein product MSKSSESAGYADSRRQALALRQLRKAFASGRIETGELALKTASLDTCRLAHMPAAVLHPACDEEVSATLRLANKYRVPVTTRGAGSATTGATTPILGGWVLDLSSWDSIEIDAVSGYAHVGAGALNAKIDEAAAKKGWFYPPDPSSKGYSTIGGNIACNAGGLRAAKYGVTRDYVVALEGFLPTGEPVKWGLPLKKYVSGFNLRDLWIGSEGMLGVVTKATLKLIPRPSVRATWLAAYKSEAAALRTVKRILKARLVPSILEFIDRQTLECFLRKHERAGTLGTLPFRVKPGDLAPAMLLMEIDGDAAQVRRQLKGARELLGTGAQWVRQARDDAQAEALWRIRRTCSQAMFQMGDTKLNEDIVVPLDAQLPLLKYTLEVKKKTGLATPTFGHAADGNFHVHVMFDWDDPEQRARAKTSIELIMRKVVELGGSITGEHGIGLAKSPFLHLQHTEAEIAAMRRIKDALDPAWILNPGKMFEPFDMWQVPRVRDWRFPWDH
- a CDS encoding ATP-dependent 6-phosphofructokinase is translated as MARKPKTKCIGILTSGGDCPGLNAAIRGVAKAAIHHGIKVLGVMDGFRGLVENRFTPLDDAQVSGILTLGGTLLGTSRDKPHKMPMGDQVLDMTEVAVANAKAQQIDCLVCLGGNGTQKNALRIQKAGLNVLTLPKTIDNDVAVTDVSFGFDTAMNIATDAIDRLHTTATSHHRVIVCELMGHKAGWLALGAGIAGGADVVLIPEIPYDLNVVAEHLIERRKHNKRFSIIAVAEGAISKAEASQTDEEKEKKKKAKKKTAARKHKPGEPHLVQESLDSRIARELQQMTGLEARTTSLGHVQRGGSPSARDRLLCTLLGTMAGRLLAEGHYNHMIAVKGTQAVPVPLEKVAGIIKTVPHDHDWLKSAMLVETCLGDHR
- a CDS encoding PQQ-dependent sugar dehydrogenase — its product is MPRSLFLLLCLGLPLGLLAQLPNQNPAQPPLGPAADGLSLPAGFKAEVINEAVGPARHLTVRENGDIYVRLSKRTEGGGIAALRDTNADGKYDQVEYFGPGEGTGAALVTVSTPAGPIEYLYYSSSTEVMRQEFAGNELVPSGPIETVVAGFPRQYAHNAKSIALDGEGRLFVNSGAPSNACQEKQRTPGSAGIVNCPQLDRSGGIWVFDATQTDQRQSDGKRFATGLRNCVALAWNPASNQLYTVMHGRDQLSNLFPKLYTQSDNARLPAEEMHLLTEGSNAGWPYTYWDPSSNKRMLAPEYGGNGKTVWRPGLIRGLEGDPQFQDPVIALPAHWAPNGLTFYTGSQFPERYEGGAFIAFHGSWNRAPLMQGGYNIVFVPFDGEKPSGGWEIFADGFAGEAEVKSPGSAKARPVGLAVGPDGSLYVSDSRQGRLWRISYED